In Glycine max cultivar Williams 82 chromosome 4, Glycine_max_v4.0, whole genome shotgun sequence, the genomic stretch TCTGGAAAATGGGTGATAACAAAGTTTGTGAAGGATCATAATCATCCATTAGTAGTCTCTCCACGTGAAGCACGCCAAACAATGGTAGGTTCATATTTCTTATGTAGCTGTATAGTCTATTGTGGACAAATGTATTGCTTTTGGGATATTTTACGTAACATCCTTGTTTTTTGATTCAAAATGATATGTTTGCTAACatttccttatcactttctGTTGCTTTCTGGTTTTAGGATGAGAAGGATAAGAAAATTCAGGAATTAACAGCAGAGCTTCGGCTTAAAAAACGGTTGTGTGCAACATATCAAGAACAGTTGACTTCTTTTATGAAAATTGTTGAAGAGCACAATGAGAAGCTATCTGCCAAAATTCATCATGTAGTTAATAATCTTAAAGAATTTGAATCCATAGAAGAGCTTTTGCACCAGACATAACCATGCATCATGTGAGTAtttaatctctttatttttagcatttacatattattttataatatatctaTACTCTTGAATAAAATGATTTTCTCTCACCTAAAAATCTGATGAAGTTCTTAACAAggtttttttcttcaatctaAAACCGTATCCAACTGTACATGTATCCTAGCAACAGTTAATGATGTCTGTGGTTGGTCTTACATAATTTCAATGCTGTTTGGGTGGTGGATTTCCATTTCATAAAATACCGTATgatgtatttatttaatgtgtGTATTTAGttgaatgttgggcggtcaagagccaacatgagaataaagtaggtgtagcggagatgaggatgttgcggtggatgtgtggtaagacccgacaggataaaattagaaacgaagctattagagagagggttggagtagcgcctattgtaaagaagatggtggaaaatagacttaggtggtttgggcatgtagagagaagaccggtagactctgtagggaggagagtagaccagatggagagaagacaaacaattcgaggcagaggaaaacccaaaaagactataagagaggttataaaaaaggatctcgaaattaatggtctggatagaagtatggtacttgatagaacattatggcgaaagttgatccatgtagccgaccccacctagtgggataaggcgttgttgttgttgttgttgtatttagTTGGGGTGCCAGCCTTATCCTTTCAGGCTTCTGGGTATATTCACATGTTGATTATCTaactatttatatttgtatctGTGCAAACTAGactcattttcttttacataaaaaaataaaatcttggttatatatcttttagatttatttcttgaaaaatataagaaaaatcctGAACATTATGTTCTTAAGGTACATAGTTCTGCTGTTTTCCTGCACCTTCTGGTTGCAATTTTATGGTTAGACCTATAATTGATTTATGCTACTGTAACCAATTCAACTATGTCAACCATTCAATGATTGGATTGCTTTAAGGTTATGAAGCTAAACATCTGTAAAAATTGAATGACTGCTGCTCTATCTtctaacttttattattattatgacatgAGATTTATGCAAATGTTAATCTTAGCATTCATGTGTTATGCATAAAATGCAGGTCACGGTGTGACCACTAAAATGTGTCGTGTTCAAAGAATGATCCTTTAATCCTTCATGAATTGCATTCCCTGATTCAGTGAATACTTTGGTAAGGCTAACCTATTTTTTTGGTGAACCGATAATGCTAGCTTTGCAACCAAGAGAAGgccaccatatatatatatatatatatatatatatatatatatatataaactgtgAAGTTATATTGCTTGTCATAGTACTTAAAAGCTAAAAGAGGTTTTGTGACATTTTGGCCACTGACAAACTAGTTACGTCCCTTTAAGCCTCAGGGTACAATGTAATCTTGTATCATTTTTGTACTCCCCTAATTTTACAGAAGAAAATGTAAACAACAATGATATTGTGACTTGCTTAGTTTGAAACTACTGTCAGCTAAATATTACTATTTGTTATTACCAGATTCAGAAGTGTTCTCCTGACCAATCTTCACTAACAATTTGATCTCCTACTTGGTATGCTGAACTCCTCTAGGCGGTGGGGTGGTACCGAGAGCTTCTTCCGCACTCATTCTGTTTACAGGATTTTGTTGAAGTACACcatgcaaaaaatattttgccTCATCGCTTAGCCGTGGCATCCCAGTAAAGTCCAGTGAGCCATATGTGATCACATCAAAGATGTTACTTCCAAAATATTTCAAGAAGGGATGTTGTCCACTAAATAGGAGATAAATAATAATGCTTATGCTCCAAAAGTCTGAAGCATAGCTCGACTTCCCACTCAAAACCTTATTTAGTAAAGTGTACCAAcatacaatgaagatcctctcCCGTTTCTAAGAACTGGGATAATCCAAAATCAGAAGCTTTTAATGTTGAATTTTTGCTAGATGATCGAAACAAAAAATTCTTAGGTTTAAAATCTCTATGAACCGCATGGTGTGAATGACACTGAAGTGATGTTTAGCATTTGTCTCACAATTGGAATTACTTCCCCCTTCAGCATACCGCTGATGCTTCTTGGTGAGTGTGCGCTCCAAAAGGTTGTCTCCCCTACATAGTTCCATAACAATGTAGACATTGTAATTATCTCCATAAGCACTTTGAAATTGGACCACATTTTAGAGGCCCTGGCCAATCAACGACTTCATAATTCAAAGTTGCTGATTTTGGATTATCCCTCTTAAAAATGGAAGAGGATCTTCATGATAGTGTTGATACACTTTACTACATTGCGCCTGGGGTTGAGTGGGAACTCAATTTATGAAGTGGACAACACCCCTTCTTGAAATATTATGGCAGTAGACCACATATGGCTAAACTATGAggcaaaaaagatttttttgcaAGGTGTACTTCAACAAAATCCTGCGAACAAAATGAGTGCAGATTAACTCTCGGTACTGCCCGGAGGATGAGATCAGATTGCTGGTGGAGTGGTCTAGAGAACACTTCAGAATCCGGTGAAAACACTATTGTTTATAGGACAAATGTGTTGGAATGTTTTATCAAGCGAGAAACTACTCTATAATGTAATCCATCCtaactttttctttgtatatattTGTCAATACtttagtaaaaatttaaaacgtcATAAATCTTAGTAATGTCCTAttgatttgataaataattaaattagatatgATTCAAGAGACCGCtgataaaaattatagaacCATATTAGAGCcctctaatataaaaataatgaccATTACTGTTGTAAATTTTCATCTATATTATTAGAGTTTTGTAAAGATCCATTACTAATATCAACTATTAACTTTATTTGATATTGATATAAAGTAAATACTTATATCATTTATGATAATTTCATATAAACTATATACAGTTAGGATTctcttttgctattttttttttcgggGGGTGGGTGGGAATTCCTGGAAACTTTaatcaaaaaaactattttgaattttaactaatttaagaTGGCAAAACGTCTTTTTAGCATTTTTCATAAGCCAAATTTAGCATAttgtataaattgattttgctttttgttttAACTCATCAACCACAAATGCGTTGAGTCatgatcaattttttattcatcagTAAATGCTGATTTAGCTTGAGCTTTGAATAAATTTGTCAATaactatttatagagaaaaatgaattaaatttatattattataagttaaaattaacttgcgTATAAGTTATCCTAAAAAATACTTGTGTATAAGTTAACTTATAGAAATTTTCTCCTTGATATAttgaaatgattttaatttgagaaaattttattcattttaccattttatttattttaatctcgaatttaaattgaaaagttCATCCAAACTCTAgttgttaaattttgttagCTTTATCCTTAGATcatgtaatattatttatttgcataaaaaatatcatttgtaaatttacatgtgaagttaaaaagattttttaaaaaaatttaaggtgAAAGACTATCTTTAAATCGATTGGACTATATATAAATCTTGtctaaaataatacttttatattaGCGAATTTGATCTTCAAACTTTAAAAGAGTAAGTGGATGTAGTTGTTTCTCTTCGAGAATTCATCATATCTTTTGAAATATAAGAGAAATTAAATCTTGAGGACCAAATTTATTCATATGAAAGTAGAAAGACTTTGAACATATTTGATCAAAAGTATAAGAatttaaagtgttttttttcctctttcaaaatgtattcttaaaacaaaatcaaatcttttttatataattatttttatccttaaaaattgaagaaaaaaagtacTAATAAGCAATAACTAATAAGATTTATATAATGATCTCTAACTAGACcaatgaaacaatttttttgaatcattatttcagttactctatttttctGTCACTCCTAAACTAAAGTAAAAACAAATCACAATTGGactcataaatatataattatattaaatattttcagaGGAAGAATTTGTGATTCATAATAATTCCAGAAAATTTCAGTGGGATCTCAAGGGATATGTGTGATCtatcataaaagaaaagaaaaaaactgaaCTACCGACTTGGAAGGGATTTGTTGGAGAATTCCTTTGaacttgtttattttgttttgggagttgctaggtgcaccaagcattattgctggtgcatccAACAACTTTTGAAATTGCCGAAATTACCCCTACTGCCTGCTGTCGCTGatgcttcttctttctctcttttcatgAACAGTGCCGCCATGAACAGTGCTTCCATTTACTGCACCCAGCATCCGGCTTTTATAAATGGCACAATGTTTCCATTTGCGCATTGtctccttcttttctctcttcggtGCGCAGTGCTTCCTTCCTTGCAATCGGTTTGGTTCGATGAACGGTTAGCTATGAAGCCTAGATACGAGATACGATATGACACAGATACGAAGATacgacaaatttttaaaattaaagatacgATACGTCTTGAATacgttaataaaatatataaaaagttatatatagtttcagatttttttttcctagaacAGTTAGATTTTTCATTGGAATAGCttcaaattcatattaaaaaataaaacatgaaaaatcaaGACATAATATCAATGTTGCCTAGACTAGAAAATGATATGAAGCTTGAGATTTAGAATTCTGATATGAAGCTGCATGTTCAAAACAgaagtaaaaatatgaaaaatgtgaACACAAAAGGAAGCAATTCATGGAAAAAAAAGCAagaacaaagtaaaaaaaaacaaacagagGATACACAACACAAAAACTTATTTCAGAAATAGAATTTAGAAACCAAATCATTATCATGTCATGATTTTTAATTGCATTTCATAACACTGATAACAACAATTGTGCCTCCATTCCATTACAACATAGTAGTATACATAATATATAGTTAATCAAGTAATCTAATATAAATTTGCCAAATTCATGGCAGGATAGCCAATTTACCCACTTGATTCATTCCACCTTGTAGCTCAATTCAGCAGCAAGTCATTACTTGATACATATTCAATTCacaattaattcaaccccatatGATACATATTCAACTttgtaaaacaacaaataacatAAATCATCATCAAATCAAGAAAACCTAAGGTTTATAACATGAGCAATAGCTGCACCATTAACACCCAAATGGAAAACAAACATGAATAAAGGATCCAATGCTATGTTGGTTACATCTCCTGTCACTAGACAAAACCAGAGAAAGAATCATTAGAATCAGAAAATGACAGGATATTGCAGACTCAATGAGTACCAACTAAATCTGATTTTTGACAGGACATTTTCACCTATGTTTGACCATAAAATGATACCTTCATGTggtattaattcttttaatttagaattcataGTTGGACCTGCTTCCAAGCAATCACTCTTCTCTTTTGTAGGACAGGCTCCATTAAGGGCGTCTTCCTCAGCCACAAAAGAGATAGTGACACTGGCAAATTGTGAGACTATAATACCATATCAATTagtcaacaaaaataaacaaattgtgAGATTGAATCACATCAAACGCTTTTAATACTTTGATCATTCATTCATTTGTCATTAATTTATAGCTTTCATATAATGATCACAATTTACAAAAAGACATACTTGTGACATAAGCAAAAAATACAGTTTCTACCCtatttcacataaaaaaatacagCTTTCATATAAGTATTGGCTTTATACAATAGCCTATATCAAAGTATCATTACTAGTTagaaattactaaattattgtcaaactctaattgtttcattttcttctcctccATTGCCATCATCTAAGAAAAGCATAGCTTCTAAATCTGGCTCATCAAGAGATAAATCTGTCATTTCAAGAACTCCAGCACTATCATCAAGTGGATCATGTACATCTCCATTAATGTCCCACAATCTTGTCTCTCCTTTTTTATACCCTTCCTCTTTTCTAGACAAAAGCCTAAGATTAGAGTGCACAAAAACCAAATCTTTAGCCTTCTTTGGATCCATTTTGTTTCTCTTCAAAGAATGAATAAAAGAGTATGTACTCCAATTCCTCTCACAGCATGAGGAAGAACATGGTTGCACTAGAAGCTTTAAAGCAACCTTTTGGAGTATAGGTGTAGAGGATCCATGCATCACCCACCAAGTTTTTGAATCTAATGCCCATCTATCCTCAATTATATCAAATGAACCAAAGTCACCCGCACAAGATGAGAATTTAGAGAATTCTTCATAAACTTTTGTCCTAACATTAACATTTGGAAAATATCTCTTAAGACATTTATTCCTTTGGCTAGAAAGTTCATCATCTCTATGAGGAGGAACCCTATTTGGAACCTCATTAAGCCAATTATCACTATAgtacctataaaaaaaatatatgtatacattTTAGTCATACTATGGTTGAGAAAGAGCTAAGCTAAGCCATACACATTATtgaaaaattgatataaaaatattaccttGGATTTAGAGAATGAGCTAAGCAATGAAGTGGATTACAACTCTTACTCCACCTAGAATTAAGTATTTCATGAATAACTTCAAAGAAAGTAGAAACTTCATTTTCTAGCACTTCATCATGCCTATAGATGGTTGTCTTCACCTTTTCTATCATAGAATCCCACATTTCATACACTAAGTGAAGATTAGAAGCATTGGTGTCACATATTCTAATCATGCTATATATAGGATCCATGAAAGAAAGGATGTAATCAACTTTATCCCACCATATATCATTCAAAATCAACTCTTTTACATGTGCAGCTTTTCTGACATCATCTTCTCTATAACTATTCCATTGATCACTAATGACCATATTTTGCAAACAACGTTTCaacaattttaatctttttaacatGACTATCATAGAGGCAAAACGAGTTTCAGCAATTGAAAGCAATTTAAGAGATGAAAACTCATTAAAAATTGCTAATCTCATTGAATGAGTCATGATGAAAACCTTGATAAAAGAAGCATCGCCAATTACTTCAGCAATCCACCCACCTTCATTGAAGACATTCTCATTACCATCAACATTCTTTGCAGCACAAATGTTTTTCACTCCAAGATTCAAAGTATGAACCACACAAGGGGTCCAAAAAATATGAGGAAATTCAACTTCTATCAATAACCCAGCTGCCTTACAAACATAAGCATTATCAGTTATGACTTGGACTACACTTTGTGGCCCTACCTCCTTGATTACATCCTTTAATAAGTCAAACATGTAATGTTTGTCCTTGTACTCCTTGGACCCATCAATGGCCTTTAAAAACATAGGTCCTTCTTCAGATATAGCCATGAAGTTTATCAAAGGTCTTATTTGAGCATCTGTCCAACCATCTACAACCAATGTAACTCCTTTTAAACTCCACAAAGATTTGATAGGTTGAAGCAACCTTTCAATATAAGACCTCTCTTGCTGTAAAAGACTAGTTCTCAATGCGTTATAACTAGGAGGAAGAAACCCACTTAGATTACAGTTAGCAGCAAATGAATAAGAACTAACAAAATATGGATTTCTAGCAAGATGGAATGACAAGCTGGCAGAATAAAACATCCTTGCTATCTCTGCTCTAAGATGATTCCTATCCTCAATATTAAATGCACTCTCTATAttgcttgattttcttctttttggtgGTAATGTTGGTGGTGTTGGAGTCCTTTTGTCAGTAGGTAAAGGAACATTCTTAGACTTTAATATGCTTTCAGCCTCTTCACAAACCCTCCTCAAATAAACCAAATATGCATCAGTAACTTTCGGACAAGTATCAATTCCACTACCACAAATTCTGAGCAAATGTGCTTTAACCCTAGAGTATGAACTTTTGACAACTTTTTCACAAAAATTACAACTCCACAACCTATTACCACCCCCATCTCCTATCTTTTCCTTTATTGTAACAAATGACCACAGTGGAGCATGGTCATCTTGATATTCTGAAGATGCAAACATTTCTGTTATACGAGACATCTTTCACGGCACATCAAACACACCCACAAACAAGAAACAACAATGATGGGAATCGATGATGACGAGAATCGACGACAACAAGAGTGCTTGCAGAACTGCCAATGAAGAGAGCTGTTGAAGAAGAACCCGCCGTCGAGAATAAGGCGCCGTTGAAGATGGCTTGCAAAACCATCAACGAGGAAGAAGAACCACGTCGATGCAGAACAGAATCACTTTGCAGCTTTGTTTTCAGTTGTCACGTAGGgtggagaagaaaagaaaatgggtTTGAGCTTCGTAAGcatggagaagaagagaagcaAATGGGTTTTGTCAAATAATAAAGCTTATGcgtttaaaaatcataaaaaaaagggtTAAACCTGGTAGCTGTATCCAAGCCGTATTGGAGTCGTATTGAAGCCGTGTCTAGCCTTAGGAAGCCATATCTAAGCCGTATCCCAGCCGTatcttgtattttaaaaaataaaaataaaaataaaaaattggataCTCCTAGGATACGTATCCGGCCGTATCCGTGGAGTATCGGTATCGGATACGGGTGCGACACCGACACTTTTCCATTTTTCACGTATTCGGGCTTCACAGACGGTTAGGTTGGGTGAAGGTGAAGGTGCATTCTGGTGTTTGGTGTTGCGGTGATCGTCAGTGGCATACGGCATATGAGGTATGCAGTGTTGGGTGCGTTCTGGTGTACGACAGATCGCgcaaatcaagttgatccgtaagaagtttacggatcaacttgatccgcatgtATATTTCATTGCCTCAGATCAAGTTGCctgttacggatcaagttgattcgcaAGACttttgcggatcaacttgatccgcaagccttttgcggatcaacttgatccgtaaatgacttatggatcaacttgatccgcaaaagacttacggatcaacttgatctgtaacaaactctattttttaaaattttaaagtttaattttgtttttgaattattactttgtttgtattctcattttttatttgaattgtttataCGTGTAGAATGAAATAGGATTTTGGCTTTTTACTAATGATGTATAGTTTTGTATGTTATGTGTAGTTCGGTTATGTGTTCTATGTTTGTGTTGAAATTCTTGATTGAATTATGTTTTGGACCTTGGATTATAACAGGATGATAATGTTATGTATTGGTATTTGAAAATGCTTACAgttctttatatatttataaaaaatcgaTTCCTAAACCTGGGATAGTTCCAAAATAGCTCAGGACTGTGATCAATCGTAAAGTCTTTTAGACATATGTGGTTGTTAAAATTTATAGTGAGCATTCATTTAAAATGAACTAAATATACTTAAGCATTTGTTATGTCTTTTTCTATGCAGATGTCTGGCAATTAAAAAGATTTTGTATGCTACTGATACAAAGGAAACTGCATTATATTAAGTTCAGGATTTCCTTAACCAAACTATGGAGCAGAAAGTGAGAGCCGTTACTCCCAGGAGTAGCTTCTGTGAAGCCTGATTGTTTACTTCCAAAACTGAAGTAGAAAGTGAAGGCCGATTATTCCCAAAAGCCTTCTGTGATGACGAGACTGATAATCCTTCCCTATGACATGGTTGTAGCTGTGTGGTGCTCTTGTTTGCTTCATGTAAGCCTGGATGGATAATCAAAGGATATTCTCGCTGATCTTTCCAATAAATGGAGCTAATCTCACCCTCCACTTTCACCTTTTCAAGAAGAATCTTTCTGTGAACGTTGCTTTAAAATGGATGTTGTGCAGGCCTGCTGTATAAATTAGCTGCAGGCACCTGAATACTCTTGTGAGGTGTGAAATATTATTTCTGATTCAAAATGAGTCAGCTGCTTTGTCCAATTTTGCTTTGATGTGAAATCATCCTGAATTGAATTCTTCTATAAATCTGCAAAGTCTGTATCCCCCATACCCTGTACCTGTACATTTTTTTCCGTGTTACATGAGTGTATCTAGAGTAATGATGACAGTATCTGTACAAAACTAAGTAATAGTTGGAAGTTCATAATAGTTTTTTGATGTGATATAGTTCATATAGGATTTGTACACGATCATGATTAGATCATTGAATATTCACTAATGCCAACAAAAGTGTATAGCAGAATTATCCTATCAGATATGATCAAAGGAATAGCTTCAGTTGCAGATGTTCAAAGAAGTTTATTTACATTACACTGGACGATGACAGTATCTGTACCTGTACATTTTTTTCCGTGTTACATGAGTGTATCTATGATAGGATGATGACAGTATCAGTACAAAACTAAGTGATAGTTGGAAGTTCATAATAGTTTTTTGATGT encodes the following:
- the LOC100787741 gene encoding protein FAR1-RELATED SEQUENCE 5 isoform X3, giving the protein MEFESEDAAKLFYDEYARRLGFVMRVMSCRRSERDGRILARRLGCNKEGYCVSIRGKFASVRKPRASTREGCKAMIHIKYDKSGKWVITKFVKDHNHPLVVSPREARQTMDEKDKKIQELTAELRLKKRLCATYQEQLTSFMKIVEEHNEKLSAKIHHVVNNLKEFESIEELLHQT
- the LOC113001407 gene encoding uncharacterized protein, which encodes MSRITEMFASSEYQDDHAPLWSFVTIKEKIGDGGGNRLWSCNFCEKVVKSSYSRVKAHLLRICGSGIDTCPKVTDAYLVYLRRVCEEAESILKSKNVPLPTDKRTPTPPTLPPKRRKSSNIESAFNIEDRNHLRAEIARMFYSASLSFHLARNPYFVSSYSFAANCNLSGFLPPSYNALRTSLLQQERSYIERLLQPIKSLWSLKGVTLVVDGWTDAQIRPLINFMAISEEGPMFLKAIDGSKEYKDKHYMFDLLKDVIKEVGPQSVVQVITDNAYVCKAAGLLIEVEFPHIFWTPCVVHTLNLGVKNICAAKNVDGNENVFNEGGWIAEVIGDASFIKVFIMTHSMRLAIFNEFSSLKLLSIAETRFASMIVMLKRLKLLKRCLQNMVISDQWNSYREDDVRKAAHVKELILNDIWWDKVDYILSFMDPIYSMIRICDTNASNLHLVYEMWDSMIEKVKTTIYRHDEVLENEVSTFFEVIHEILNSRWSKSCNPLHCLAHSLNPRYYSDNWLNEVPNRVPPHRDDELSSQRNKCLKRYFPNVNVRTKVYEEFSKFSSCAGDFGSFDIIEDRWALDSKTWWVMHGSSTPILQKVALKLLVQPCSSSCCERNWSTYSFIHSLKRNKMDPKKAKDLVFVHSNLRLLSRKEEGYKKGETRLWDINGDVHDPLDDSAGVLEMTDLSLDEPDLEAMLFLDDVSQFASVTISFVAEEDALNGACPTKEKSDCLEAVTGDVTNIALDPLFMFVFHLGVNGAAIAHVINLRFS